A single genomic interval of Hevea brasiliensis isolate MT/VB/25A 57/8 chromosome 4, ASM3005281v1, whole genome shotgun sequence harbors:
- the LOC110642434 gene encoding nucleosome assembly protein 1;2 isoform X1, with amino-acid sequence MSNEKDNLSMADLKAVLNEEDRAGLVNALKNKLQTLAGQHTEMLENLSPNVRQRVEHLREIQSQHDELEAKFFEERAALEAKYQKLYQPLYTKRYEIVNGTVEVDGSTNEATMDHEENKAAEEKGVPDFWLIAMKNNEVLAEEITDRDEGALKYLKDIKWCRIDDPKGFKLEFFFDPNPYFKNTVLTKTYHMIDEDEPILEKAIGTEIEWYPGKCLTQKLLKKKPKKGSKNAKPITKTEDCESFFNFFNPPQVPEDDEDIDEDTAEELQNQMEQDYDIGSTIRDKIIPHAVSWFTGEAIQGDELGIEDDDEDEDIDEDEDDDDEEDEEEDEDEDDEDESSTKKKSSAGNKKSGRTQAGDGQQGERPPECKQQ; translated from the exons ATGAGCAACGAGAAGGATAATCTCAGCATGGCCGATCTCAAAGCGG TTCTTAACGAAGAGGATCGAGCAGGCCTTGTTAACGCCCTCAAG AATAAACTACAAACTTTAGCTGGTCAGCACACCGAAATGCTCGAGAATCTGTCTCCAAATGTTAGACAGCGTGTTGAGCATCTGAGGGAGATCCAG AGCCAACATGATGAATTAGAGGCAAAATTCTTTGAGGAGAGAGCAGCACTAGAAGCGAAATATCAAAAATTGTACCAACCCTTATATACCAAG AGATACGAGATTGTGAATGGCACCGTTGAAGTTGATGGATCTACAAATGAGGCAACTATGGACCATGAGGAGAATAAAGCTGCTGAAG AAAAGGGTGTGCCTGATTTTTGGCTCATTGCAATGAAGAACAATGAAGTGTTAGCTGAGGAG ATAACTGATCGTGATGAAGGAGCTCTAAAGTACCTGAAGGATATTAAATGGTGTAGGATAGACGATCCCAAGGGATTCAAGCTTGAGTTCTTCTTTGATCCCAACCCTTATTTCAAGAACACTGTCTTGACGAAGACGTATCACATGATTGATGAAGATGAGCCCATTCTTGAGAAAGCAATAGG GACGGAGATTGAATGGTATCCAGGGAAATGCTTAACACAGAAACTCCTTAAGAAGAAGCCTAAAAAAGGATCAAAGAATGCCAAGCCCATCACTAAAACTGAGGATTGTGAAAGTTTCTTTAACTTCTTTAATCCACCTCAAGTCCCTGAAGATGATGAAGATATTGATGAAGATACT GCGGAGGAGCTTCAGAATCAAATGGAACAAGATTATGATATTGG GTCAACCATTCGAGACAAGATTATCCCTCATGCTGTGTCATGGTTTACGGGTGAGGCTATTCAGGGAGACGAGCTTGGAATAGAAGATGATGATGAGGATGAAGATATTGATGAGGATGAGGATGACGATGATGAAGAGGATGAAGAAGAGGATGAGGATGAGGATGACGAAGATGAAAGCAGTACCAAAAAGAAG TCATCAGCTGGAAACAAG AAGAGTGGAAGAACACAAGCTGGGGATGGTCAACAAGGTGAGCGGCCTCCAGAGTGCAAGCAACAGTAG
- the LOC110642434 gene encoding nucleosome assembly protein 1;2 isoform X2 codes for MSNEKDNLSMADLKAVLNEEDRAGLVNALKNKLQTLAGQHTEMLENLSPNVRQRVEHLREIQSQHDELEAKFFEERAALEAKYQKLYQPLYTKRYEIVNGTVEVDGSTNEATMDHEENKAAEEKGVPDFWLIAMKNNEVLAEEITDRDEGALKYLKDIKWCRIDDPKGFKLEFFFDPNPYFKNTVLTKTYHMIDEDEPILEKAIGTEIEWYPGKCLTQKLLKKKPKKGSKNAKPITKTEDCESFFNFFNPPQVPEDDEDIDEDTAEELQNQMEQDYDIGSTIRDKIIPHAVSWFTGEAIQGDELGIEDDDEDEDIDEDEDDDDEEDEEEDEDEDDEDESSTKKKSSAGNKSGRTQAGDGQQGERPPECKQQ; via the exons ATGAGCAACGAGAAGGATAATCTCAGCATGGCCGATCTCAAAGCGG TTCTTAACGAAGAGGATCGAGCAGGCCTTGTTAACGCCCTCAAG AATAAACTACAAACTTTAGCTGGTCAGCACACCGAAATGCTCGAGAATCTGTCTCCAAATGTTAGACAGCGTGTTGAGCATCTGAGGGAGATCCAG AGCCAACATGATGAATTAGAGGCAAAATTCTTTGAGGAGAGAGCAGCACTAGAAGCGAAATATCAAAAATTGTACCAACCCTTATATACCAAG AGATACGAGATTGTGAATGGCACCGTTGAAGTTGATGGATCTACAAATGAGGCAACTATGGACCATGAGGAGAATAAAGCTGCTGAAG AAAAGGGTGTGCCTGATTTTTGGCTCATTGCAATGAAGAACAATGAAGTGTTAGCTGAGGAG ATAACTGATCGTGATGAAGGAGCTCTAAAGTACCTGAAGGATATTAAATGGTGTAGGATAGACGATCCCAAGGGATTCAAGCTTGAGTTCTTCTTTGATCCCAACCCTTATTTCAAGAACACTGTCTTGACGAAGACGTATCACATGATTGATGAAGATGAGCCCATTCTTGAGAAAGCAATAGG GACGGAGATTGAATGGTATCCAGGGAAATGCTTAACACAGAAACTCCTTAAGAAGAAGCCTAAAAAAGGATCAAAGAATGCCAAGCCCATCACTAAAACTGAGGATTGTGAAAGTTTCTTTAACTTCTTTAATCCACCTCAAGTCCCTGAAGATGATGAAGATATTGATGAAGATACT GCGGAGGAGCTTCAGAATCAAATGGAACAAGATTATGATATTGG GTCAACCATTCGAGACAAGATTATCCCTCATGCTGTGTCATGGTTTACGGGTGAGGCTATTCAGGGAGACGAGCTTGGAATAGAAGATGATGATGAGGATGAAGATATTGATGAGGATGAGGATGACGATGATGAAGAGGATGAAGAAGAGGATGAGGATGAGGATGACGAAGATGAAAGCAGTACCAAAAAGAAG TCATCAGCTGGAAACAAG AGTGGAAGAACACAAGCTGGGGATGGTCAACAAGGTGAGCGGCCTCCAGAGTGCAAGCAACAGTAG
- the LOC110642435 gene encoding DNA repair protein recA homolog 3, mitochondrial isoform X4 yields MANLLRNASSLRRALLSPEVLRRGILGMSSQSCNFSTKGRRRSKSDGSESSEDNLSKKEVALQQALDQITSTYGKGSIMWFGRSIAAKDVPVVSTGSFALDIALGTGGLAKGRVVEIYGPEASGKTTLALHVIAEAQKQGGYCVFVDAEHALDSSLAQAIGVNTENLLLSQPDCGEQALSLVDMLIRSGSVDVVVVDSVRSKISTFGGFSGPTEVTCGGNALKFYASVRLNIRRVGLVKKGEETVGSQVQVKIVKNKLAPPFKTVQFELEFGKGICRESEIIDLGVKHKFLGRAGAFYNYNGQNFRGKEALRRFLAENDVEREELVMKLRQKLLDFGSNKEQGTEATDGEPVEGIISPDSTDEEVVTAVEA; encoded by the exons ATGGCAAACCTTCTTCGAAACGCTTCTTCTCTGAGACGTGCTCTACTTTCTCCCGAG GTCTTAAGGAGAGGAATATTGGGGATGTCTTCTCAGAGTTGCAATTTTTCCACTAAAG GTAGAAGAAGATCAAAGTCGGATGGAAGTGAATCCAGTGAAGACAACTTGTCCAAGAAGGAGGTGGCTCTACAACAAGCCCTGGATCAGATTACTAGCACGTATGGAAAGGGGTCTATCATGTGGTTTGGCAGGTCAATTGCCGCAAAAGATGTTCCAGTGGTGTCCACGGGTTCTTTTGCTCTTGACATAGCACTTGGAACTGGGGGGCTTGCAAAG GGGCGTGTTGTGGAGATTTATGGTCCTGAGGCTTCTGGGAAAACCACTCTTGCTCTACATGTAATTGCTGAAGCGCAGAAGCAAGGAG GTTATTGTGTTTTTGTTGATGCTGAGCATGCTCTTGACTCATCATTGGCTCAGGCCATTGGAGTAAACACTGAAAACTTGCTTCTATCACAACCTGACTGTGGCGAACAGGCTCTCAGCCTGGTGGACATGCTTATAAGGAGTGGTTCTGTGGATGTTGTGGTTGTTGACAGT GTGAGGTCAAAGATTAGTACCTTTGGAGGATTTAGTGGGCCAACTGAAGTAACTTGTGGCGGTAATGCTTTGAAGTTCTATGCTTCAGTGCGCTTAAACATAAGAAGGGTGGGGCTTGTAAAGAAGGGGGAAGAG ACTGTAGGAAGTCAAGTTCAAGTGAAGATTGTAAAGAATAAACTTGCTCCCCCATTTAAAACTGTCCAATTTGAACTTGAATTTGGAAAGGGAATATGTCGAGAATCAGAGATCATAGATTTGGGGGTAAAACACAAATTCCTTGGCAGGGCTGGTGCGTTTTACAATTACAACGGTCAGAATTTCCGTGGAAAGGAAGCTCTTAGACGGTTTCTAGCTGAAAATGATGTTGAACGGGAAGAACTTGTGATGAAGCTCAGGCAGAAGCTACTTGATTTTGGCTCGAATAAGGAACAGGGAACAGAGGCTACTGATGGGGAACCTGTAGAAGGAATCATTTCACCTGATTCTACCGATGAAGAAGTAGTTACTGCAGTAGAGGCTTAG
- the LOC110642435 gene encoding DNA repair protein recA homolog 3, mitochondrial isoform X1, with product MANLLRNASSLRRALLSPEVLRRGILGMSSQSCNFSTKGRRRSKSDGSESSEDNLSKKEVALQQALDQITSTYGKGSIMWFGRSIAAKDVPVVSTGSFALDIALGTGGLAKGRVVEIYGPEASGKTTLALHVIAEAQKQGGYCVFVDAEHALDSSLAQAIGVNTENLLLSQPDCGEQALSLVDMLIRSGSVDVVVVDSVSKVAALVPKSELDGEMGDAHMAMQARLMSQALRKLSHSLSLSQTILIFINQVRSKISTFGGFSGPTEVTCGGNALKFYASVRLNIRRVGLVKKGEETVGSQVQVKIVKNKLAPPFKTVQFELEFGKGICRESEIIDLGVKHKFLGRAGAFYNYNGQNFRGKEALRRFLAENDVEREELVMKLRQKLLDFGSNKEQGTEATDGEPVEGIISPDSTDEEVVTAVEA from the exons ATGGCAAACCTTCTTCGAAACGCTTCTTCTCTGAGACGTGCTCTACTTTCTCCCGAG GTCTTAAGGAGAGGAATATTGGGGATGTCTTCTCAGAGTTGCAATTTTTCCACTAAAG GTAGAAGAAGATCAAAGTCGGATGGAAGTGAATCCAGTGAAGACAACTTGTCCAAGAAGGAGGTGGCTCTACAACAAGCCCTGGATCAGATTACTAGCACGTATGGAAAGGGGTCTATCATGTGGTTTGGCAGGTCAATTGCCGCAAAAGATGTTCCAGTGGTGTCCACGGGTTCTTTTGCTCTTGACATAGCACTTGGAACTGGGGGGCTTGCAAAG GGGCGTGTTGTGGAGATTTATGGTCCTGAGGCTTCTGGGAAAACCACTCTTGCTCTACATGTAATTGCTGAAGCGCAGAAGCAAGGAG GTTATTGTGTTTTTGTTGATGCTGAGCATGCTCTTGACTCATCATTGGCTCAGGCCATTGGAGTAAACACTGAAAACTTGCTTCTATCACAACCTGACTGTGGCGAACAGGCTCTCAGCCTGGTGGACATGCTTATAAGGAGTGGTTCTGTGGATGTTGTGGTTGTTGACAGTGTAAGTAAA GTAGCTGCCCTTGTGCCTAAAAGTGAGCTTGATGGTGAGATGGGTGACGCTCACATGGCAATGCAAGCTAGATTGATGAGCCAGGCGCTACGCAAATTGAGCCATTCTTTATCGCTGTCACAGACAATTTTGATCTTTATAAATCAA GTGAGGTCAAAGATTAGTACCTTTGGAGGATTTAGTGGGCCAACTGAAGTAACTTGTGGCGGTAATGCTTTGAAGTTCTATGCTTCAGTGCGCTTAAACATAAGAAGGGTGGGGCTTGTAAAGAAGGGGGAAGAG ACTGTAGGAAGTCAAGTTCAAGTGAAGATTGTAAAGAATAAACTTGCTCCCCCATTTAAAACTGTCCAATTTGAACTTGAATTTGGAAAGGGAATATGTCGAGAATCAGAGATCATAGATTTGGGGGTAAAACACAAATTCCTTGGCAGGGCTGGTGCGTTTTACAATTACAACGGTCAGAATTTCCGTGGAAAGGAAGCTCTTAGACGGTTTCTAGCTGAAAATGATGTTGAACGGGAAGAACTTGTGATGAAGCTCAGGCAGAAGCTACTTGATTTTGGCTCGAATAAGGAACAGGGAACAGAGGCTACTGATGGGGAACCTGTAGAAGGAATCATTTCACCTGATTCTACCGATGAAGAAGTAGTTACTGCAGTAGAGGCTTAG
- the LOC110642435 gene encoding DNA repair protein recA homolog 3, mitochondrial isoform X3, whose product MANLLRNASSLRRALLSPEVLRRGILGMSSQSCNFSTKGRRRSKSDGSESSEDNLSKKEVALQQALDQITSTYGKGSIMWFGRSIAAKDVPVVSTGSFALDIALGTGGLAKGRVVEIYGPEASGKTTLALHVIAEAQKQGGYCVFVDAEHALDSSLAQAIGVNTENLLLSQPDCGEQALSLVDMLIRSGSVDVVVVDSVAALVPKSELDGEMGDAHMAMQARLMSQALRKLSHSLSLSQTILIFINQVRSKISTFGGFSGPTEVTCGGNALKFYASVRLNIRRVGLVKKGEETVGSQVQVKIVKNKLAPPFKTVQFELEFGKGICRESEIIDLGVKHKFLGRAGAFYNYNGQNFRGKEALRRFLAENDVEREELVMKLRQKLLDFGSNKEQGTEATDGEPVEGIISPDSTDEEVVTAVEA is encoded by the exons ATGGCAAACCTTCTTCGAAACGCTTCTTCTCTGAGACGTGCTCTACTTTCTCCCGAG GTCTTAAGGAGAGGAATATTGGGGATGTCTTCTCAGAGTTGCAATTTTTCCACTAAAG GTAGAAGAAGATCAAAGTCGGATGGAAGTGAATCCAGTGAAGACAACTTGTCCAAGAAGGAGGTGGCTCTACAACAAGCCCTGGATCAGATTACTAGCACGTATGGAAAGGGGTCTATCATGTGGTTTGGCAGGTCAATTGCCGCAAAAGATGTTCCAGTGGTGTCCACGGGTTCTTTTGCTCTTGACATAGCACTTGGAACTGGGGGGCTTGCAAAG GGGCGTGTTGTGGAGATTTATGGTCCTGAGGCTTCTGGGAAAACCACTCTTGCTCTACATGTAATTGCTGAAGCGCAGAAGCAAGGAG GTTATTGTGTTTTTGTTGATGCTGAGCATGCTCTTGACTCATCATTGGCTCAGGCCATTGGAGTAAACACTGAAAACTTGCTTCTATCACAACCTGACTGTGGCGAACAGGCTCTCAGCCTGGTGGACATGCTTATAAGGAGTGGTTCTGTGGATGTTGTGGTTGTTGACAGT GTAGCTGCCCTTGTGCCTAAAAGTGAGCTTGATGGTGAGATGGGTGACGCTCACATGGCAATGCAAGCTAGATTGATGAGCCAGGCGCTACGCAAATTGAGCCATTCTTTATCGCTGTCACAGACAATTTTGATCTTTATAAATCAA GTGAGGTCAAAGATTAGTACCTTTGGAGGATTTAGTGGGCCAACTGAAGTAACTTGTGGCGGTAATGCTTTGAAGTTCTATGCTTCAGTGCGCTTAAACATAAGAAGGGTGGGGCTTGTAAAGAAGGGGGAAGAG ACTGTAGGAAGTCAAGTTCAAGTGAAGATTGTAAAGAATAAACTTGCTCCCCCATTTAAAACTGTCCAATTTGAACTTGAATTTGGAAAGGGAATATGTCGAGAATCAGAGATCATAGATTTGGGGGTAAAACACAAATTCCTTGGCAGGGCTGGTGCGTTTTACAATTACAACGGTCAGAATTTCCGTGGAAAGGAAGCTCTTAGACGGTTTCTAGCTGAAAATGATGTTGAACGGGAAGAACTTGTGATGAAGCTCAGGCAGAAGCTACTTGATTTTGGCTCGAATAAGGAACAGGGAACAGAGGCTACTGATGGGGAACCTGTAGAAGGAATCATTTCACCTGATTCTACCGATGAAGAAGTAGTTACTGCAGTAGAGGCTTAG
- the LOC110642435 gene encoding DNA repair protein recA homolog 3, mitochondrial isoform X2 yields MSSQSCNFSTKGRRRSKSDGSESSEDNLSKKEVALQQALDQITSTYGKGSIMWFGRSIAAKDVPVVSTGSFALDIALGTGGLAKGRVVEIYGPEASGKTTLALHVIAEAQKQGGYCVFVDAEHALDSSLAQAIGVNTENLLLSQPDCGEQALSLVDMLIRSGSVDVVVVDSVSKVAALVPKSELDGEMGDAHMAMQARLMSQALRKLSHSLSLSQTILIFINQVRSKISTFGGFSGPTEVTCGGNALKFYASVRLNIRRVGLVKKGEETVGSQVQVKIVKNKLAPPFKTVQFELEFGKGICRESEIIDLGVKHKFLGRAGAFYNYNGQNFRGKEALRRFLAENDVEREELVMKLRQKLLDFGSNKEQGTEATDGEPVEGIISPDSTDEEVVTAVEA; encoded by the exons ATGTCTTCTCAGAGTTGCAATTTTTCCACTAAAG GTAGAAGAAGATCAAAGTCGGATGGAAGTGAATCCAGTGAAGACAACTTGTCCAAGAAGGAGGTGGCTCTACAACAAGCCCTGGATCAGATTACTAGCACGTATGGAAAGGGGTCTATCATGTGGTTTGGCAGGTCAATTGCCGCAAAAGATGTTCCAGTGGTGTCCACGGGTTCTTTTGCTCTTGACATAGCACTTGGAACTGGGGGGCTTGCAAAG GGGCGTGTTGTGGAGATTTATGGTCCTGAGGCTTCTGGGAAAACCACTCTTGCTCTACATGTAATTGCTGAAGCGCAGAAGCAAGGAG GTTATTGTGTTTTTGTTGATGCTGAGCATGCTCTTGACTCATCATTGGCTCAGGCCATTGGAGTAAACACTGAAAACTTGCTTCTATCACAACCTGACTGTGGCGAACAGGCTCTCAGCCTGGTGGACATGCTTATAAGGAGTGGTTCTGTGGATGTTGTGGTTGTTGACAGTGTAAGTAAA GTAGCTGCCCTTGTGCCTAAAAGTGAGCTTGATGGTGAGATGGGTGACGCTCACATGGCAATGCAAGCTAGATTGATGAGCCAGGCGCTACGCAAATTGAGCCATTCTTTATCGCTGTCACAGACAATTTTGATCTTTATAAATCAA GTGAGGTCAAAGATTAGTACCTTTGGAGGATTTAGTGGGCCAACTGAAGTAACTTGTGGCGGTAATGCTTTGAAGTTCTATGCTTCAGTGCGCTTAAACATAAGAAGGGTGGGGCTTGTAAAGAAGGGGGAAGAG ACTGTAGGAAGTCAAGTTCAAGTGAAGATTGTAAAGAATAAACTTGCTCCCCCATTTAAAACTGTCCAATTTGAACTTGAATTTGGAAAGGGAATATGTCGAGAATCAGAGATCATAGATTTGGGGGTAAAACACAAATTCCTTGGCAGGGCTGGTGCGTTTTACAATTACAACGGTCAGAATTTCCGTGGAAAGGAAGCTCTTAGACGGTTTCTAGCTGAAAATGATGTTGAACGGGAAGAACTTGTGATGAAGCTCAGGCAGAAGCTACTTGATTTTGGCTCGAATAAGGAACAGGGAACAGAGGCTACTGATGGGGAACCTGTAGAAGGAATCATTTCACCTGATTCTACCGATGAAGAAGTAGTTACTGCAGTAGAGGCTTAG
- the LOC110642435 gene encoding DNA repair protein recA homolog 3, mitochondrial isoform X5: protein MWFGRSIAAKDVPVVSTGSFALDIALGTGGLAKGRVVEIYGPEASGKTTLALHVIAEAQKQGGYCVFVDAEHALDSSLAQAIGVNTENLLLSQPDCGEQALSLVDMLIRSGSVDVVVVDSVSKVAALVPKSELDGEMGDAHMAMQARLMSQALRKLSHSLSLSQTILIFINQVRSKISTFGGFSGPTEVTCGGNALKFYASVRLNIRRVGLVKKGEETVGSQVQVKIVKNKLAPPFKTVQFELEFGKGICRESEIIDLGVKHKFLGRAGAFYNYNGQNFRGKEALRRFLAENDVEREELVMKLRQKLLDFGSNKEQGTEATDGEPVEGIISPDSTDEEVVTAVEA, encoded by the exons ATGTGGTTTGGCAGGTCAATTGCCGCAAAAGATGTTCCAGTGGTGTCCACGGGTTCTTTTGCTCTTGACATAGCACTTGGAACTGGGGGGCTTGCAAAG GGGCGTGTTGTGGAGATTTATGGTCCTGAGGCTTCTGGGAAAACCACTCTTGCTCTACATGTAATTGCTGAAGCGCAGAAGCAAGGAG GTTATTGTGTTTTTGTTGATGCTGAGCATGCTCTTGACTCATCATTGGCTCAGGCCATTGGAGTAAACACTGAAAACTTGCTTCTATCACAACCTGACTGTGGCGAACAGGCTCTCAGCCTGGTGGACATGCTTATAAGGAGTGGTTCTGTGGATGTTGTGGTTGTTGACAGTGTAAGTAAA GTAGCTGCCCTTGTGCCTAAAAGTGAGCTTGATGGTGAGATGGGTGACGCTCACATGGCAATGCAAGCTAGATTGATGAGCCAGGCGCTACGCAAATTGAGCCATTCTTTATCGCTGTCACAGACAATTTTGATCTTTATAAATCAA GTGAGGTCAAAGATTAGTACCTTTGGAGGATTTAGTGGGCCAACTGAAGTAACTTGTGGCGGTAATGCTTTGAAGTTCTATGCTTCAGTGCGCTTAAACATAAGAAGGGTGGGGCTTGTAAAGAAGGGGGAAGAG ACTGTAGGAAGTCAAGTTCAAGTGAAGATTGTAAAGAATAAACTTGCTCCCCCATTTAAAACTGTCCAATTTGAACTTGAATTTGGAAAGGGAATATGTCGAGAATCAGAGATCATAGATTTGGGGGTAAAACACAAATTCCTTGGCAGGGCTGGTGCGTTTTACAATTACAACGGTCAGAATTTCCGTGGAAAGGAAGCTCTTAGACGGTTTCTAGCTGAAAATGATGTTGAACGGGAAGAACTTGTGATGAAGCTCAGGCAGAAGCTACTTGATTTTGGCTCGAATAAGGAACAGGGAACAGAGGCTACTGATGGGGAACCTGTAGAAGGAATCATTTCACCTGATTCTACCGATGAAGAAGTAGTTACTGCAGTAGAGGCTTAG